The stretch of DNA ACCCATTAGGCTTTAATTTTTTTGCTTTAATTAGGGTTGGAATATCCATACAATTGGTAAGTAAAACCACTTTCTTTTCAGAGTAATTCTGCTTTAATCTTTTTAAGGCTTCCACACCATTTACAACAGGCATTTCGAGATCCAGAATAAGATAATCTACCGCTTCAATATTATCCAAAGCTTCCTGTCCATTTTCAACATCAAGTGTTACTTCAAATCCTTCAAAAGAGTTAATAAGAATTTTTAAGCCCAAACGCACAATATAGTGGTCGTCCGCAACAAGTACTTTTAGTTTTTCCATGGCTTTTTTAATTGAGTGGATTTAATTGTAAAATAAAAATAGACCCAGAAGGTTCATTTTTTTCGTAAATAATTTGTGAATCTATTTCAGCAAGCATTTTTTTACATAAAGATAAACCAATACCATAACCTTTTTCTGCATTTGTACCTAATGCAGCAGGAACCCTCTCAGTATTTTTTATCAGAAGATTATGTATATCTTCATTAAATCCAATGCCAGAATCAGCAATTTTAATTTCAGTTAAACCGTTTAAGGATTTTATTATTTCAACATTTATAGTTCCTTTTTTATTGGTAAACTTTACTGCATTAGAGAGTATGTTTCTTAAGGCAAAATCTACAATGTTTAAATCTGATTTAATAAAATTCAGTTTCACATCTGGAGAAAAATTAACAACTAATTCTTTAGCAACAATCGAGCTTTCAATTAATTTTAAGTTCGTGTTAATCAAATCAATCAAAGAAAGGTTACTTTTTTTTACTTTAACACCCGAAGACTGGCTAATAGTCCAATTTAAAAGATTATTTAAAAGGTTTAACAGATTACTTGTGCTTGATTCTATAACAGCTAAGTTTTTCTTTAATTCATCTTTATGAATGGTATTTAAATTATGTCTTAAAATAAATAACAAGTTGTAAAGATCGGTCATAGGGCTTTTAACATCATGAGCTATTATAGATAACAACTGATCTTTAATTTTATTTAAGCCATGAAGTTCTTTTCTCTGAGCCTTTATTTCTTTATTTATCAAGACTAACTTTTCGTTTTGAGAATTAATTTTTTCGTTTCGTTGAGAAAGAAGTTTTTGAGCTTTTTTGTTTTGAATATAGGATCGTAGTATTAAAATAAGAACTAGTAAAATTAAAGCTGATAGTATAATTAACCCTTGAAATTGTTGTTGTTTATTTTTTAATTTTAAATCGTTTAGAGCAAAGTCAATTTCTAATTTTTCTAGATCCCGCTCTTTTTGCTTAAGGGAATACTGAACTTGAGTTTGTTCTTTTTGAGTTATTAATTGTATCTCTTTTATATCATTATCATATTTTAAATAGCTCTCTAAATACGCTAACGAAAGTAAAGTGTTTCTGTTTTGTTTTTCAATTTCATATAAGCCTTTATAAGCATCTTTTAGCACGTTAAGGTTTACTATATGACTTTCATTGTTAATGACTTTTCTATAAAATAAACGAGCTTCATTAAACTTTGATTGTTCTTTATAATAAATTGCTAGGTTTAATGATGCTCGATAACCTTCCTGTAAAAATGCATATTTAGAAGCAATTTGTTGAGCTTTACTATAATTATTAAAAGCAATGTTTTTATCATTTTTAAGATAATGAATATCGCCTAAATGCAGTAGCATGGTACACTCTTCTTTTTTTAATCCTAGTTGACGATACCCTAACAGCGCATCATTATAGTGTTCTATTGCAATATCTAATTTATTTAAATCTACATGGGTTTGCGCCATTTTTTCTTGAGCCCTAAAAACCCTAAAAGTATTGTTATTATTAGTAGCCTCATTTAAAGCATTTGTAAACGATTCAATAGCATCATTATAATCATTTAAATTATAGCTAACAGTACCAATATTCATGTAATATTTATAGCGATCAACTTTAACCTTCAAATCATTTATAATATCGTAGCAGTTTAAATATAACTCTAAAGATCGTTTGTAGTCCCCAATATTATTATAGAGTAACCCTAAATTATTTAAAATGGTAAACTCATTATCTTTATCCTTTAACTTTATATAAAGTTTTAAAGCTTTTTTATAGGATTCTTCAGCCTGTGATATATAGTTTAAGTCGTTTTCAACCAGGCCTCGAAGTGTAAAGTATAAGGCTTTGCTCTTTTCTTCTACTTCTAAAAATTCAATATCATTAAGAATCAACAAAGCATCTTTATAACGTCCATTTATAAAAAGGGCTGTTATATAGTTTGTTGCTACCTTAAACTTTAATGCATTCGATTCAGTTTCTTCGAAGAATGAAAAAGCCTCTTTAGCGTAGCTTAAGCTTTTAAGTGGATTCTTGTTTATGCTTTGAGAATAGTTAAAATTGAGAGTATTAATATCGTTTATAACAGAAAGAGAGTCTTTCTGTTTTTGCCCATACGAGAATATAGCCAATAAAAAAAAGCCTATGAAAAAAACAAGAATGTATTTACGTGGTTTCATTTGCTATTAGGTAGCAACAAATATAACGGAATATTCATTATATTCTGGTAAATCAAAAAAATGAGGAATTATCCCTATGTTTTTTTTAGTCTTCTGGTATAAGTTTGCTGTCACAACATAACCTGTTTAATAACAGAAGGTTAAAAAAGACTAAACTAATAACTATCTAAAATTTCACTAAACATTATGAAATCAAAACAAAAATTAAAGTATCTATTTTCATTAGTACTATTATTTGGACTACTGTTTACAACAAGCTGTGATAAAGATGACGATGATCCTCAAACAGATTTAACTGGTCTGATTCAATTCGGATTTGTAGAAGAATCACTTAGCGATTTCCCTTTTGGTGTGGATCAAAGTACCTATGTCATAGAAAATGATGATCTTTTACCATATCAATTTGATGTCAGTAACTTAACGGCAACATTTGTTGCTATTAAAGGCTCTACAGTAACTGTAAATGGTGTTGAACAAATAAGTGGTGTAACCACCAATGATTTTACAAATGATGTTATCTATACTTTAACAGCCATAGATGGTGTATCACAAAGAACATATACGGTTAAAGCAAAAGTATCTCAAGTAAATCCAGAAGAAGTACAATGGAATCAAGTAGGCGTAAATGCATTTGATGTAGATTTAAGCTCCCAGAAATATTTCTTTCTTAACGGTAAGCACTTTCTAATTGTTGGAAAAGAAGGGAAATTTGGAGTATCTAAATTGTATAGTTCTACAGGTGGGAGTAATTGGACAGAAGAAACACCAACGGGAGACTTTCCAACGGGTTCAGATCATAATATTATTGTACAAAATGGTGTTGCTTATGTTGTAGGGTTTGCAGAATTACTTGATCCTTTTGGAATTGGAGATCCTCAATTTTTTCAAAAAGGATTAACCTCAGATTTATATACAACAAGTGATGGTATTGAATGGACAAAAGTAACTGGAGCATTAGCGATAGATACAGGAGGCTTTTTTGGACCAGAATCTGTTGCCTCAGTTAGGACTCCTTCATTTTCTGTAGATGGTACAATCTATGGTATTGGAGGTAATCAAGCAGTTTTTAGTAATCTTGAAGGTTTCAAGCCAGATGCAGTCTATACCCCAGCAGCAGCAATCGCTTCTAAAACATTAATATCTACAGATGATGGTGCTACTTTTGAGTTAACTGACGATTACACAGCAGAAATGACAAGAAGAACATATGCAGGTTCATACATGTATGAAGGGAAAATGCATATTGTTGGAGGATTGGATTTAGAAGGTGTTCCTTTAAGTGATATTTGGTCTTCAACAGATGGTGTTACCTGGACGCTGGTATCTGATGGTGCCTTTTCTGCCAGAATGAGAACAAGCGTTGTAGCTTATGATGACAAGTTATGGATGTTTGGAGGCGCCTTAGCCGATGGCACTTGTACTTCTGAAATTTTAACATCTGACGACGGTGGTGTTACTTGGGCTTTAGTTGAAGCATTTCAAGCGCTACCAGACACTTTTACTCCAAGATGTAATTCTAATATTTTTGTCGATGCTCAAGGAAATATCTTTATTATAGGTGGACAAACAACTACTGTAGTTGACGGAAAAGCTGAATTTAGTACTTTAACTGATATATGGTCAGGTAAATTAAATAAACTAAACTAAATAATCTACGTATAGTAATAAGTAATGTGGAAAATGTAAAGTATGCTACTTTATTTAACAAAATTTATACTTCGCATTTTCCATTTAAAGACAGTTTTTTGTTTCATTACTACATAGCTATAATCATCGATTAATAAAATATAAAGAAATGATTAAAAACATAATTTGTATAATAAGTGCTATTTTATTTTGCGCATCATCATCTTTTGCACAAGATATTGTAAAAGCGCAATCTGTTAAATCAATAGAAATCAGTGGAAAGATTCTTGATGAAGCAGATAATCAGCCTATTTTAGGAGCAACAATATTGGTT from Flavivirga spongiicola encodes:
- a CDS encoding tetratricopeptide repeat-containing sensor histidine kinase, translated to MKPRKYILVFFIGFFLLAIFSYGQKQKDSLSVINDINTLNFNYSQSINKNPLKSLSYAKEAFSFFEETESNALKFKVATNYITALFINGRYKDALLILNDIEFLEVEEKSKALYFTLRGLVENDLNYISQAEESYKKALKLYIKLKDKDNEFTILNNLGLLYNNIGDYKRSLELYLNCYDIINDLKVKVDRYKYYMNIGTVSYNLNDYNDAIESFTNALNEATNNNNTFRVFRAQEKMAQTHVDLNKLDIAIEHYNDALLGYRQLGLKKEECTMLLHLGDIHYLKNDKNIAFNNYSKAQQIASKYAFLQEGYRASLNLAIYYKEQSKFNEARLFYRKVINNESHIVNLNVLKDAYKGLYEIEKQNRNTLLSLAYLESYLKYDNDIKEIQLITQKEQTQVQYSLKQKERDLEKLEIDFALNDLKLKNKQQQFQGLIILSALILLVLILILRSYIQNKKAQKLLSQRNEKINSQNEKLVLINKEIKAQRKELHGLNKIKDQLLSIIAHDVKSPMTDLYNLLFILRHNLNTIHKDELKKNLAVIESSTSNLLNLLNNLLNWTISQSSGVKVKKSNLSLIDLINTNLKLIESSIVAKELVVNFSPDVKLNFIKSDLNIVDFALRNILSNAVKFTNKKGTINVEIIKSLNGLTEIKIADSGIGFNEDIHNLLIKNTERVPAALGTNAEKGYGIGLSLCKKMLAEIDSQIIYEKNEPSGSIFILQLNPLN
- a CDS encoding DUF6242 domain-containing protein — translated: MKSKQKLKYLFSLVLLFGLLFTTSCDKDDDDPQTDLTGLIQFGFVEESLSDFPFGVDQSTYVIENDDLLPYQFDVSNLTATFVAIKGSTVTVNGVEQISGVTTNDFTNDVIYTLTAIDGVSQRTYTVKAKVSQVNPEEVQWNQVGVNAFDVDLSSQKYFFLNGKHFLIVGKEGKFGVSKLYSSTGGSNWTEETPTGDFPTGSDHNIIVQNGVAYVVGFAELLDPFGIGDPQFFQKGLTSDLYTTSDGIEWTKVTGALAIDTGGFFGPESVASVRTPSFSVDGTIYGIGGNQAVFSNLEGFKPDAVYTPAAAIASKTLISTDDGATFELTDDYTAEMTRRTYAGSYMYEGKMHIVGGLDLEGVPLSDIWSSTDGVTWTLVSDGAFSARMRTSVVAYDDKLWMFGGALADGTCTSEILTSDDGGVTWALVEAFQALPDTFTPRCNSNIFVDAQGNIFIIGGQTTTVVDGKAEFSTLTDIWSGKLNKLN